In the genome of Planococcus donghaensis, the window GATTGTAACTCGGTCGCCGTTTCAAACAAAAGCATTGTCGGCATTTCTTAAGCTATTAAAAAATCATAAAGAAGTGATTGATTTTAAAGTTGAATAACTATTGCTGCTTTTTTAGTTCGTAAAGGTCTAAGGGAAATAGCGAACGTTCGGAAAGTGTGATGACACGTTTACGGACGTTCTTTTTGTGGGTTTTGTGCTGTGTTTTGGTTGTTCGTAAAAGTGTACTTTTACGAACGCTTATTTACTGAGAATTCTCTAGCTATCTGGCTATTCTCTAAGTATATTTAAAGAAATAGAATTAAATGTAAAAAGGAGCTAAAAGATGAGCACTAACTTTCAGAAATATCTAAAGTCACTTGACCTAAATGACCCGGCTGATCCGAACGTTATCCGAAACGTTGAAGATCAATTGGGCTTCCAATTTCCCATAGAGTATGTCAATTTCCTGTTGCATTCAAATGGAGGCGAGGGTCCAATCGGTGAAAACTATCTTAAACTATGGAGAGTGGACGACCTGATTGAAGATAACGAAGGCTACAGTGTCGAAGAATTTGCACCTGGACTGTTGATCATCGGATCGGATGGCGGTGATACTGCTTACTGTATTGATACGCGAAGCAAGGAGATGCCCTTTGTCTCCATGCCGTTCATCGGGATGGACCTCGATGAAGTGGAACCATGTGGACCTACCTTCAATGAGTGCCTTAAAATTTTATATACGGAGCTAAATGACGACTAACCAAGTCCGGTTTTAATGAAAATAACTGATACAAGATGGAGGAGTAGCAGAATGAGCAACAAAA includes:
- a CDS encoding SMI1/KNR4 family protein gives rise to the protein MSTNFQKYLKSLDLNDPADPNVIRNVEDQLGFQFPIEYVNFLLHSNGGEGPIGENYLKLWRVDDLIEDNEGYSVEEFAPGLLIIGSDGGDTAYCIDTRSKEMPFVSMPFIGMDLDEVEPCGPTFNECLKILYTELNDD